A genomic window from Micromonospora sp. WMMA1947 includes:
- the dapE gene encoding succinyl-diaminopimelate desuccinylase — MQNPLTPEVLADPVALTRALVDIESVSLNEKAIADCVEEVLRGVPHLTTYRHSNTVMARTDLGRAQRVVLAGHLDTVPLNGNFPSTMRGDLMYGCGTSDMKSGVAFALHLAVTLPDPRYDVTYFFYEAEEIESRYNGLTLVAQSHPEWLDADFAVLLEPTYGIVEAGCQGTMRAVVTTHGERAHAARSWHGVNAIHGASEVLRRLTTYEARRVTIEGCDYREGLNAVRITGGVAGNVIPDRCEIEINYRYAPDRDPAGAEAHLREVFAGFDLEVTDAAAGAPPGLESPAAQEFLAAVGAAPIGKLGWTDVARFAAMGIPALNFGPGDPNLAHHKDEHVELTKIRDGAATLHRWLAPA; from the coding sequence ATGCAGAACCCGTTGACCCCCGAGGTCCTGGCCGATCCGGTGGCGCTGACCCGCGCCCTGGTCGACATCGAGTCGGTGTCCCTCAACGAGAAGGCCATCGCCGACTGCGTCGAGGAGGTGCTGCGCGGTGTGCCGCACCTGACCACCTACCGGCACTCGAACACCGTCATGGCCCGTACCGACCTGGGCCGGGCGCAGCGCGTGGTGCTCGCCGGTCACCTGGACACCGTTCCGCTCAACGGCAACTTCCCCTCGACCATGCGCGGCGACCTGATGTACGGCTGCGGCACCTCCGACATGAAGTCCGGCGTGGCGTTCGCGCTGCACCTGGCGGTGACGCTGCCCGACCCGCGCTACGACGTCACGTACTTCTTCTACGAGGCCGAGGAGATCGAGTCGAGGTACAACGGCCTCACCCTGGTCGCGCAGAGCCACCCCGAGTGGCTGGACGCCGACTTCGCGGTGCTGCTGGAGCCGACGTACGGGATCGTGGAGGCGGGCTGCCAGGGCACCATGCGGGCGGTGGTCACCACGCACGGCGAGCGGGCCCACGCGGCGCGCTCCTGGCACGGCGTGAACGCCATCCACGGCGCGAGCGAGGTGCTGCGGCGGCTGACCACGTACGAGGCGCGCCGGGTGACGATCGAGGGCTGCGACTACCGCGAGGGCCTCAACGCGGTGCGGATCACCGGCGGGGTGGCCGGCAACGTCATCCCCGACCGGTGCGAAATCGAGATCAACTACCGGTACGCCCCGGACCGCGACCCGGCGGGCGCCGAGGCGCACCTGCGCGAGGTCTTCGCCGGCTTCGACCTGGAGGTCACCGACGCGGCCGCCGGTGCTCCGCCCGGGCTGGAGAGCCCGGCGGCGCAGGAGTTCCTGGCGGCGGTCGGTGCCGCGCCGATCGGCAAGCTGGGCTGGACGGACGTGGCGCGGTTCGCGGCGATGGGCATTCCGGCGCTGAACTTCGGCCCCGGGGACCCGAACCTGGCGCACCACAAGGACGAGCACGTCGAACTGACCAAGATCCGGGACGGCGCGGCGACGCTGCACCGCTGGCTGGCCCCCGCCTGA
- a CDS encoding TIGR00730 family Rossman fold protein yields MANVCVFCASSRTLDARWLALATETGAELARRGHTLVSGGGCVGMMGAVVQGARAAGGRTVGVIPQSLVDLEVADLDSDELLVTDSLASRKTLMDEKSDAFVALPGGLGTLDELFEVWTTATLALHAKPMVIVDVDGFYRPLLDWIRGLGEQQFLKPAALDLLMVADSVPAALDLVDARLT; encoded by the coding sequence GTGGCCAACGTCTGTGTCTTCTGCGCGTCCTCCCGAACCCTCGACGCCCGCTGGCTCGCGCTCGCCACCGAGACCGGTGCGGAACTGGCCCGGCGCGGGCACACGCTCGTCAGCGGCGGCGGCTGCGTCGGGATGATGGGCGCCGTGGTGCAGGGCGCGCGGGCGGCCGGTGGCCGCACCGTCGGTGTCATCCCGCAGTCCCTGGTCGACCTGGAGGTCGCCGACCTGGACTCCGACGAGCTGCTGGTGACCGACAGTCTGGCCAGCCGCAAGACGCTGATGGACGAGAAGTCCGACGCGTTCGTGGCGCTGCCCGGCGGCCTCGGCACGCTCGACGAGCTGTTCGAGGTGTGGACCACCGCCACCCTGGCCCTGCACGCCAAGCCGATGGTGATCGTCGACGTGGACGGCTTCTACCGGCCGTTGCTCGACTGGATCCGCGGGCTCGGCGAACAGCAGTTCCTCAAGCCGGCCGCGCTGGACCTGCTGATGGTCGCCGACAGCGTCCCCGCCGCCCTGGACCTGGTGGACGCCCGCCTGACCTGA
- a CDS encoding TIGR00730 family Rossman fold protein, with product MSAEGGRRGERHRGERHRGAVTLRNRAIPTSTADQRLLDSRGRSDWKTKDAWRALRILSEFVEGFDTLADLPPAVSVFGSARSKPDSPECRMAEELGGALARAGYAVITGGGPGVMEAANRGAGEAGGLSVGLGIELPFEQGLNDWVDLAIDFRYFFARKTMFVKYAQAFVVLPGGFGTLDELFEALTLVQTGKVTRFPVVLMGTDYWRGLLDWLRGTMAAEGKIGQADLDLIRLTDDVNEAVRHIVEAEAVLSAEQEAVREEAVARLAADQRAAAEAAPEGPAGRS from the coding sequence ATGTCGGCCGAGGGCGGCCGGCGGGGGGAGCGGCACCGGGGAGAACGGCACCGCGGGGCGGTGACGCTGCGCAATCGGGCGATTCCGACGAGTACAGCTGATCAGCGGCTGCTCGACTCCCGGGGCCGCAGCGACTGGAAGACCAAGGACGCCTGGCGCGCGCTGCGGATCCTCTCCGAGTTCGTCGAGGGCTTCGACACCCTCGCGGACCTGCCCCCGGCGGTGAGCGTCTTCGGCTCCGCCCGCAGCAAGCCGGACAGCCCCGAGTGCCGGATGGCCGAGGAACTGGGCGGCGCCCTGGCCCGGGCCGGCTACGCGGTGATCACCGGTGGCGGCCCCGGCGTGATGGAGGCCGCCAACCGGGGCGCCGGTGAGGCCGGCGGCCTCTCCGTCGGGCTCGGCATTGAGCTGCCGTTCGAACAGGGCCTCAACGACTGGGTCGACCTGGCCATCGACTTCCGCTACTTCTTCGCCCGCAAGACCATGTTCGTCAAGTACGCCCAGGCGTTCGTGGTGCTGCCCGGCGGCTTCGGCACCCTGGACGAGCTGTTCGAGGCGCTCACCCTGGTGCAGACCGGCAAGGTGACCCGCTTCCCGGTCGTGCTGATGGGCACCGACTACTGGCGGGGACTGCTCGACTGGCTGCGCGGCACCATGGCCGCCGAGGGCAAGATCGGCCAGGCCGACCTCGACCTGATCCGTCTCACCGACGACGTCAACGAGGCCGTCCGGCACATCGTGGAGGCCGAGGCGGTGCTCTCCGCCGAGCAGGAGGCGGTCCGCGAGGAGGCGGTCGCCCGGCTGGCCGCCGACCAGCGCGCCGCCGCCGAGGCCGCCCCCGAGGGCCCGGCGGGACGGAGCTGA